One Thermoplasmata archaeon genomic window, AGTCATAGAAAATGCAGAAATATTCTCTTTTGAAGCGCAGAAGAATATTAATGAGCTTGAGGAAAAAAGATACAAAAACTTTGTTGCACTTTCATTTATTATAGAAAGCCTCATAAGAATATGTATGTACTCAGCAGATATCTGTGAAACGGCTATTAATGAAGATATAAGAGAATAAATCTCACAGTGAGTATTGGGGATGAAATTAAATATGTATGATTTGATTGAAAAAATAAAAGAGTTAAAAAAATCAAAGCTGAATATAGAGATTGAGAACAGAATAAATGAATTTGAGAATATGCAAAAAAAAGATTCTAGATGTTGGTTCTCAGAGCTTTGTTTCTGCATATTAACCGCTAACTCTTCAGCAGAAAGTGGCATAAAAGCTCAAAAAAACATTAGTAAAGACGGGTTTTGCACATATTCTTTTGAGGATTTGAGAGAAAGATTAAAGAGTATAGGGTACAGATTCTACAATAAGAGAGCTGAATATATAATTGAAAACCAAAAATATTGCGATAAAATAAAAGAGAATTTGTTGAGTTTAGAAGATAGCGATAAAAGAAGAGCATGGCTTATCTCGAACGTGAAGGGGATTGGTTATAAAGAAGCATCTCATTTCTTGAGAAATATTGGATACAAAGACATGGCCATTATTGACAGGCACATTTTAAACATACTTCATGAAAGCGGGTACATAACAAGTAAAAAAATAAATGCAAAAAAATACATAGAGTATGAGAACATATTGAAAGAAATAGCTAAAAAATGCGAATTAGATCTGGCAAAATTGGACCTTTATCTGTGGTATATTAAAACAAAAAAGATTTTAAAATAAATCTATCTGTAGAATGGAGTGCATGGTATGTCTTTGTGTTGTGCTTCTTTTATTTCACTACAAGCCTCTTCCCATTCTGGTTTTTGAATTTTCCTGTACGTCATATTAAAATATTTTAATATTCCTTCAACTGCTTTATTTCCATCCGCCACAGCTGTAATAAAGTCCTTGGTTTTGTTAACAGCATCTCCCCCTGCAAAAATCTTTGGATTTGAAGTTTGACCAACAGAATTTACAATAATTTCATCATGTTTGATATCTACAGTTTTTAATAGTTCAGGAGGTAATAGAGACGAATCAAAAACCTGACCAGTAGCCTCAATGACATAGTCTATGTTTATAAAATACTCGGTATCTTTTATTGGCACGGGTGAAGCACGCGTTCCTTCTTTTATCATTCTGTTTTTCCAGTACTTAATTCCCACGATCCTATCATTTTCTTTCACGTATTCGAAGGGGGTAACTTCCCACATAAATTCCACACCTTCTTCCAAGGCCTCTTCCAGTTCTTCCTCAGCATTGCTGGTGCCATAACCAGGTCTGTCTACTTCTCTTCTTCTATACATGATCACTACTTTTTTTGCACCAAACCTCAAAGCAGTTCTTGCCGAGTCCATTGCCGTAAATCCACCACCTACTATCGCCACGTTTTCCCCAATTTCCAGGCTTTCTCCAAGATTTGCTTTTCTTAAAAAGTCTAGGGCATGGGAAAAATTTTTTGCATCAGAACCTTTAGTGCCGGTAAATCTAGGTTTCATTGTACCGCCACCAATATACACTGCATCAAAGTTGTCTAATAAATACTCAAACGTTATATCTTTTCCAATTGTTACATTATACTTAATGTCTATCCCTAATGAAAGTATAAAATTTACATCTTTCATTATCTTCTCAAATGGTAATCTATATTTCGGTATGCCCAGCATAAGCATTCCTGCAGCTACAGGAGCAGCCTCAAAAATTGTGCATTTTACGCCATACAAGGTCAGATAATATGCTACAGTAAGTCCTGAAGGACCGGCTCCAACAATCGCCACTTTTTTACCAGAATCTGGAGCTTTTACTAAATTTAATGCTTTTCCATAATCTTCTACATGTTCGGCCGCAAATCTCTTTAAATGCCTTATTGCTATTGG contains:
- a CDS encoding N-glycosylase/DNA lyase yields the protein MYDLIEKIKELKKSKLNIEIENRINEFENMQKKDSRCWFSELCFCILTANSSAESGIKAQKNISKDGFCTYSFEDLRERLKSIGYRFYNKRAEYIIENQKYCDKIKENLLSLEDSDKRRAWLISNVKGIGYKEASHFLRNIGYKDMAIIDRHILNILHESGYITSKKINAKKYIEYENILKEIAKKCELDLAKLDLYLWYIKTKKILK
- a CDS encoding FAD-dependent oxidoreductase; the encoded protein is MLDQKLDFERVKIKTEDPKKRISDFKMPVILAYTDEEGYEEAKRCLGCGLCIEGCPDRLDIPGYVKAIARHDNDLAIKIIFRDLPLPLICGYICTHNCEDACVYKEPIAIRHLKRFAAEHVEDYGKALNLVKAPDSGKKVAIVGAGPSGLTVAYYLTLYGVKCTIFEAAPVAAGMLMLGIPKYRLPFEKIMKDVNFILSLGIDIKYNVTIGKDITFEYLLDNFDAVYIGGGTMKPRFTGTKGSDAKNFSHALDFLRKANLGESLEIGENVAIVGGGFTAMDSARTALRFGAKKVVIMYRRREVDRPGYGTSNAEEELEEALEEGVEFMWEVTPFEYVKENDRIVGIKYWKNRMIKEGTRASPVPIKDTEYFINIDYVIEATGQVFDSSLLPPELLKTVDIKHDEIIVNSVGQTSNPKIFAGGDAVNKTKDFITAVADGNKAVEGILKYFNMTYRKIQKPEWEEACSEIKEAQHKDIPCTPFYR